The nucleotide window CTGAATCAAGAATAAAACTATCTCCTTTTACATGCTCTTTAATATATTTAACAACCTCTGGAAACTGTTTTGTTACATTTTCAAGATTTCTTGTAAACAGTAAAATTTTGTCTTTATCTTTATGCACCTGTATTCTAAAACCATCATACTTATACTCTGCTTGTGCAGGAACATCAACCCTTTCCAAAGCAGATTTTGCATCTTTTTCTTTTGGACCAAGCATAACTTTTATTGGAATTCCGACATTTAATCCAATGCTTTTTATTTTTCCTTCCTTAACCATTTTAGCTACTAAGCTAAAATCATTTGACATATCGTATGCTTCCTGAACTAGATTACTATATTTATTATACTCCTCTCTATCCTCAACATCAATACTTTTTTCTTTCTCATTATACTTAACCTTTGCTTCTGGAAAATAAGCCCAGACAATAGAATCCCTTAAAGTTCCTGTAGCTGTTCCAACTCTTAGTTCTTCTAATAATGTCCTTATAATATACTTTGCTTCTAATGGTTTTGCAGAAGTCAATAATTCAGCTATAAGTCCTACTTTCTTATCAACAGTTCCAAGCCCATCTAATGTTGCTAACTTGCTAATATTATCAAAAACCTTTTTTACAGCCAAACTCTTAGAAAACAAAGCAACCTGCTTTTTTTGTTTTATCAGATTTTCAGCAACATTACCTAAATCTCCTATTCTTGCCCATTCTTTCTCAATTTTACTAGCATCTATTCCAGTTGCTTTATTAATAGCCTTTAAGACTAATCTTGAAGCAACACCAATTTTTCTCTCATCCCACTGAGGAAAAACTCGTCCTTGTAATAAAAGAATTGTTGTATGTAATTCTTCTTCATTAATTTTTTTTAAGAATTCTGAAATGATAAATGTCTTTTCTAATCTTTTTGTTGTTGATTCTAATTTTTGATAAACCTCAACTAGCTTAATATATTCCATGTTACTCTATAACATTAATTAATATATAAAGGTTTAGGCCAAAAAATTTATATACTTATCTACTTAAATTTAACATAAAAGAGGCAAATATGGAAACAGAGGACTGTATTATAACCAGAAGAAGTATTCGAAAATTTAAGAATGTCAAAATTGACATGGAAAAGATAGGAAAAATACTAGAAGCTGGAAGAGCAGCTCCTTCTTCAGGAAATCTCCAAAACTGGAGATTTATTATGGTTGATGATGAGGATAAAAAAAAGGCAATAGCAGAAGCCTGTTTTGGACAATATTGGATAGCTACTGCGCCAATCGTCATTGTTATTTGCAGCAAACCTTTGTCAGCTAAAAGGCACTATGGTATAAGGGGGGAAAGATTGTATTCAGTACAAAACTGTGCTGCAGTTGCAGAAAACATGCTTCTAATGGCTCATGATCAAGGGTTAGGTGGGTGTTGGATTGGTGCTTTTGAAGAAGATAAAATTAAACCTTTATTAAAAATAATAGATGAAGCAAGACCCCAAATCATTATCCCTATAGGATATCCTGATGAAGAACCCTTAATTCCATCAAAATTTAGATTGGATAATGTAGCTTACTGGAATGAATGGTGGGGAAGAGTAAAAGATGTTGATGTTTTCCTAGGATTTACCACAAGTGCTCAAATTAAGAGGGGAGTTAATAAAGGCAAGGAAATTCTCGAGAAGGCGAGGAAAAAAATACAAAAATAGTTAATTATATTCTATAAACTATATTTTCAAGTTTAGAAATGTTTAAATATTATAATAGTCAATAATAAGAAATATAATAATAACCTTGTTTTTTTGGCGAAAAACTCGGGTTATTAAGCGTGTATATTTTCTTGGCGAAAAGTTTTGTTAGTCCAAAGTGCGTATGCTTTTAGTACCTGTTGGCGCAGATATTAAAAAACACCTTTTTCTAGAGATAGTAATAAAAAACTCAAATATAAATATTTCGATACTGGAATATATAGGTTTGGGGATATATAAAAAAGAAAAAGGGGTTGATACCAAATGGATTTTATCGTTGAAAATGCAGTAAAGAACTCGGATGAGAAAAAATTTGAAAACTTAGTAGGCCAAGCAAATATAAGGGTTGTCGGAGTAGGAGGAGCAGGCAACAATATGGTAAGTTGGTTGTATAAAAAAGGTATAAAAGGAGCTGAAATAGTGGCTTGTAATACAGACCAACAACACCTAAATATTACTGAAGCTGATAAAAAGTTTGTAATAGGAAAGGAAATCACAAGAGGATTGGG belongs to Candidatus Woesearchaeota archaeon B3_Woes and includes:
- a CDS encoding DNA ligase, with product MEYIKLVEVYQKLESTTKRLEKTFIISEFLKKINEEELHTTILLLQGRVFPQWDERKIGVASRLVLKAINKATGIDASKIEKEWARIGDLGNVAENLIKQKKQVALFSKSLAVKKVFDNISKLATLDGLGTVDKKVGLIAELLTSAKPLEAKYIIRTLLEELRVGTATGTLRDSIVWAYFPEAKVKYNEKEKSIDVEDREEYNKYSNLVQEAYDMSNDFSLVAKMVKEGKIKSIGLNVGIPIKVMLGPKEKDAKSALERVDVPAQAEYKYDGFRIQVHKDKDKILLFTRNLENVTKQFPEVVKYIKEHVKGDSFILDSEAVGFSSKTGEYLPFQSISQRIRRKYDIEHIAKKFPVELNIFDCMYYNDKNMIKEPFKNRRALLEKIVKPVPKKIVLSKCQIVNNEDDVNKFYKQSLKEGNEGLMLKKLDAPYKPGARVGNMVKMKEAEEPMDLVITGAECGEGKRAKWFSSFRLACLDENGNFVGIGKVGTGIKEKSEGVTFDQLTKLLEPLVISQKGKVVKLKPKIVVEVAYEEIQKSPTYSSGYALRFPRVLRLRNMERSAEDIVTLEEVEDFYFKQKKRN